The following proteins are encoded in a genomic region of Salvia hispanica cultivar TCC Black 2014 unplaced genomic scaffold, UniMelb_Shisp_WGS_1.0 HiC_scaffold_61, whole genome shotgun sequence:
- the LOC125199649 gene encoding FCS-Like Zinc finger 3-like, with protein sequence MSSAAAAAYYYTGCEHDYEPHFLDSCSLCGRSLCQNNDIFMYRGNTPFCSQECRQEQIEMDEAMEKKKWKRSSSSKRSSAARQSSDESDINKAVRTGVVAVA encoded by the exons atGAGCTCAGCTGCAGCAGCAGCATACTACTACACCGGATGCGAACACGACTACGAGCCGCACTTCCTCGATTCCTGCTCCCTCTGCGGCAGATCGCTCTGCCAAAACAACGACATCTTCATGTACAG AGGGAACACGCCGTTCTGTAGCCAGGAGTGCAGGCAGGAACAGATAGAGATGGATGAGgcgatggagaagaagaaatggaAGAGGTCTTCTTCCTCCAAGAGATCGAGCGCTGCGAGACAGAGCTCCGACGAATCTGACATCAATAAAGCTGTACGCACTGGAGTAGTGGCTGTGGCCTGA
- the LOC125199652 gene encoding transcription factor TCP24-like: protein MAYFNDRLGYDQPSKAVEWLLAAAASSIAELPPINSPFPAAVGGSSSFETSISRSEKTVKENEKEKSSYVASFTELLSGGKDASDENSNSEAARLAVASGQRSSEVEGAVVVEALMRERKRAREEDTVAPSLR from the exons ATGGCATActttaat GACCGATTAGGCTACGATCAGCCGAGCAAGGCGGTGGAGTGGCTGCTCGCGGCAGCAGCTAGCTCGATTGCAGAGCTGCCGCCGATCAATTCCCCCTTTCCGGCGGCGGTCGGTGGTAGCAGCAGCTTCGAGACCTCGATTTCCAGATCTGAGAAGACGGTTaaggaaaatgagaaagagaaatCTTCTTATGTTGCTTCCTTCACCGAGCTATTGAGCGGAGGCAAGGATGCATCCGATGAGAATTCCAATAGCGAAGCGGCCAGGCTGGCGGTGGCAAGCGGGCAGCGAAGTAGCGAGGTGGAGGGAGCGGTGGTCGTAGAAGCACTAATgagggagagaaagagagcTAGAGAAGAGGATACGGTGGCGCCTTCTCTacgatga
- the LOC125199655 gene encoding uncharacterized protein LOC125199655: MATLASFLSCSPSPHPSSLSFRRRILPPSLSLLGFTPTAKFGNLRRSGIQVFASSAPSSSDWLYAGDESSGSKKSVLFNLIRDIEPLDVSLIQKDVSNTTIDAMKRTISGMLGLLPSEQFQVMIDALWESLSKLLISSMMTGYTLRNAEYRLSLERNLEIYEGNTYNLKNEDLQLEAEEALNEEGKCGNNTQERLSPSDAFEEWTCNIPSFGEMTPEARRYILTMHSRLSSVKKELHEVKRKSAALQMQQFVGEEKNDLLDYLRSLQPEKVAELSEPTSPELKDTMHSVVHGLLATLSPKMHSKGPDLANNSTIGTVDSVIEGDCIDLVENTSLQFQPLISLPRDYLARLLFWCMLLGHYLRGLEYRLQLMELLSLPNDTSSGQHFV, from the exons ATGGCAACCTTAGCCTCTTTTCTCTCCTGTTCTCCTTCCCCTCATCCTTCCTCCCTTTCATTCCGCCGCCGTATTCTACCGCCTTCCCTGTCTCTTCTAGGTTTTACCCCTACCGCAAAATTTGGTAATCTCCGTCGATCGGGAATCCAGGTGTTTGCATCTTCAGCTCCTTCTTCGTCTGATTGGTTATACGCCGGTGACGAGAGTTCGGGTTCGAAG AAATCagtcctttttaatttaatacgaGATATAGAGCCCTTGGACGTGAGCCTTATTCAGAAGGATGTTTCAAATACCACTATAGATGCTATGAAGAGGACGATATCGGGCATGTTGGGTTTACTGCCATCAGAACAATTTCAAGTGATGATTGATGCTTTGTGGGAATCCCTTTCCAAGCTGTTGATATCCTCAATGATGACAGG GTACACTCTTCGAAATGCTGAATATAGGCTCAGCCTTGAGAGGAATCTTGAGATATATGAAGGAAATACCTATAACTTGAAAAATGAAGATTTGCAACTTGAAGCTGAGGAGGCACTGAACGAAGAGGGTAAGTGTGGAAATAACACCCAAGAGAGATTGTCACCATCTGATGCTTTTGAAGAGTGGACATGTAACATACCGAGTTTTGGTGAGATGACTCCTGAAGCTCGAAGATACATTTTGACGATGCATTCTCGTTTGTCTTCAGTTAAAAAG GAGCTCCATGAAGTCAAGAGGAAAAGTGCAGCTCTTCAGATGCAGCAGTTTGTTggggaagaaaaaaatgatttgttGGATTATTTAAGATCATTGCAGCCTGAGAAG GTAGCAGAGCTGTCAGAACCAACGTCGCCTGAACTAAAAGATACAATGCATTCAGTAGTACATGGTCTATTGGCTACACTTTCTCCAAAGATGCACTCAAAAGGCCCTGATCTGGCTAACAACAGCACTATAGGAACCGTAGATAGTGTAATCGAAGGAGATTGCATTGACCTTGTCGAGAACACCTCTCTTCAGTTTCAGCCTCTTATCTCATTGCCACGTGATTACCTCGCTCGTTTACTATTCTG GTGCATGCTGCTGGGACATTACTTGAGGGGCTTAGAATACCGACTCCAACTTATGGAGCTCCTTTCATTACCAAACGACACTTCCAGTGGCCAACACTTTGTTTAA
- the LOC125199653 gene encoding pentatricopeptide repeat-containing protein At3g12770-like has protein sequence MHCLKRRRSLCLHHPRLSHSASSNNPTSDLSRLLQGPIPRAQLLQVHARVFLLHAHQNDLIATRLIGRYPSNSALKVFNHLRNPNVFPFNAIIRVLAEEGFSSNAFVIYKQLKFRQISPNDLTFSFLFKACSRGAIGGDTVKLVHSDLFKYGFICDPLVCNGLLMVYAKAVKDLSSARKLFDEMPDRNLVSCWTSLISGYAKIGLASDALELFVIMLKENLCPESDTMVSVLSACSSLTAHQVEKWVNSLTQLVKSAACSDLARDYVNTALVYLYGKCGHVENSRNSFDEISDDGKKSVLCWNSIVGAYVQNGCVLEALDVFKSMMEDYNCRPNHVTMVNVLSACAEVGDLDLGSWVHEYLRSGGQKGLLSSNVNLATALIDMYSKCGDLDGARGVFEQMSKKDVVSFNAMIIGLAVNGKGDEALRLYSKMQELCLHPDSGTLLGVLCACSHSGLLDTGREIFEGMLQSNLVVPKLEHYACYVDLLARSGLIDEALGVVASMPFEPNNFVWGALLAGCVLHNRLELVQALSTDLVKVDPMNSAGYIMLSNSFASDCQWRRVMNTRGVMREKGVAKQPGCSWIKIGGIVHEFVAGSASCREFESVHQVLESLSKEMRIVGS, from the coding sequence ATGCATTGCCTCAAGCGACGTCGTTCACTCTGTCTCCATCATCCTCGACTCAGTCACTCCGCCTCTTCAAATAACCCCACAAGCGACCTCTCCCGCCTGCTGCAGGGCCCCATCCCACGCGCTCAGCTTCTCCAAGTTCACGCTCGCGTCTTCCTCCTCCACGCACACCAGAACGACCTCATCGCCACTCGTCTCATCGGCCGCTACCCCTCCAATTCCGCTCTCAAAGTCTTCAATCATCTGCGAAACCCTAATGTCTTCCCCTTCAACGCGATCATCAGAGTGCTAGCCGAGGAGGGTTTTTCCTCCAACgcttttgttatttataaacAGCTGAAATTCCGCCAAATTTCGCCCAATGatttgacattttcatttctattcaAGGCGTGTTCTAGAGGCGCTATCGGTGGGGATACTGTTAAGCTAGTGCATTCTGATCTCTTCAAATATGGATTCATCTGTGACCCTTTAGTTTGCAATGGATTGCTGATGGTTTACGCCAAGGCGGTGAAGGATTTGAGCTCTGCTCGCAAACTGTTCGATGAAATGCCTGACAGAAATTTGGTTTCTTGTTGGACTTCTTTGATTTCTGGGTATGCTAAGATTGGGTTGGCTAGTGATGCCTTGGAGCTTTTTGTGATAATGCTCAAGGAGAATTTGTGCCCTGAAAGCGATACTATGGTTAGTGTATTATCTGCGTGTTCAAGCCTCACTGCTCATCAAGTTGAGAAATGGGTGAATTCATTGACACAGTTAGTAAAGAGTGCAGCTTGCAGTGATTTAGCTCGCGATTATGTGAATACTGCACTCGTTTATTTGTATGGTAAATGTGGACATGTGGAAAATAGTAGAAATTCGTTTGATGAGATATCTGATGATGGAAAAAAGAGTGTTCTTTGCTGGAATTCTATCGTAGGTGCTTATGTTCAAAATGGTTGTGTATTGGAGGCTTTGGACGTTTTCAAATCAATGATGGAGGACTATAACTGTCGTCCAAACCACGTAACCATGGTTAACGTGCTCTCTGCCTGTGCTGAGGTCGGTGATTTGGATCTTGGCTCGTGGGTTCATGAATACTTGAGGAGTGGAGGGCAGAAGGGTTTGCTATCATCAAATGTCAATCTTGCTACTGCATTGATTGATATGTATTCAAAATGTGGGGATTTGGACGGGGCGAGAGGGGTGTTTGAGCAGATGAGCAAGAAGGACGTGGTCTCGTTCAACGCCATGATCATTGGCCTTGCTGTCAATGGCAAGGGTGATGAAGCTCTAAGGCTTTACTCCAAGATGCAAGAGCTTTGTCTTCATCCTGATTCTGGAACTCTACTTGGAGTGTTGTGTGCGTGTAGCCACTCTGGTCTGTTAGATACAGGGCGTGAAATTTTTGAAGGGATGCTCCAGAGCAATTTAGTTGTCCCTAAATTGGAGCACTATGCTTGCTATGTGGATCTCTTGGCCCGGTCTGGTCTAATTGATGAAGCACTTGGTGTGGTCGCCTCCATGCCTTTCGAACCTAATAACTTTGTGTGGGGCGCGCTGCTTGCTGGCTGTGTGCTCCACAATAGGTTGGAGCTGGTTCAGGCTCTCTCCACCGATCTTGTCAAGGTTGATCCCATGAATTCTGCTGGTTACATCATGCTGTCCAACTCGTTTGCCTCAGATTGTCAATGGCGTCGTGTCATGAACACTAGAGGGGTTATGAGGGAGAAGGGGGTCGCCAAGCAGCCGGGGTGTAGTTGGATCAAGATTGGTGGCATCGTGCACGAGTTTGTTGCTGGATCTGCGTCATGTCGTGAGTTTGAAAGTGTTCATCAAGTGTTGGAATCATTATCGAAAGAAATGAGAATAGTTGGTTCCTAG
- the LOC125199650 gene encoding LOW QUALITY PROTEIN: filament-like plant protein (The sequence of the model RefSeq protein was modified relative to this genomic sequence to represent the inferred CDS: inserted 2 bases in 1 codon), translating to MSTLSFNDDEAKENVKRLMEKLSAALVNVSAKEELVKQHAKVAEEAVAGWEKAENEVAALKQQLEVALHQNASLEVRVTHLDGALNECVKQLRQGRDEQEKRISDAIAEGNSEWESKKVELEKQIAQLQARAKATENRNSVVVNAKSLLVLESMEKENLLLKQEVXCKELESIIVERDLSIQAAESASKLQLESIKKVAKLEAECRRLQSLARKSSPLNNLIPTPPSHFYADSLTDSRSDSGERLNAVEMDVCRTSNMGRNGSELSCLDSWASALIAELDQFKNEKLLPSRLTACTVEFDMMDDFLEMERLAALPDTKNSTPLTLCESASGESIFMDSRLLRAELDSMTEQLAELEKKLEEMEAERAELDAALDESQGSVRAAEKKSEELQKDLKAVTEAKELLESQLVGLEVEARTMSVNVDFLNAEIQDERMLSAEVSTKCQELETESVLQKNTPNSNGELKIKQEDLAVAADKLAECQRTIASLGMQLKSLATLEDFLIDTTNVPNGALFSSMPNVPSWDETTHSTTMGSEESLALSTIHVTAAKSRNGFGKFFARSKSGVELRHRQD from the exons ATGTCTACACTTTCAtttaatgacgatgaagcaAAAGAGAACGTGAAGAGGCTAATGGAGAAGCTATCAGCTGCTCTTGTCAATGTCAGTGCTAAAGAAGAACTTGTCAAGCAGCATGCTAAAGTTGCTGAAGAAGCTGTTGCCG GGTGGGAGAAGGCAGAGAACGAAGTGGCAGCATTGAAGCAGCAGCTCGAGGTTGCATTGCATCAGAATGCGAGCCTTGAAGTTAGAGTCACCCATCTCGATGGCGCTCTCAATGAATGCGTCAAACAGCTGAGACAAGGACGAGACGAGCAGGAAAAGAGAATTTCTGATGCCATTGCAGAGGGAAATAGCGAGTGGGAGTCCAAAAAAGTTGAACTAGAGAAGCAAATTGCTCAACTCCAGGCCAGAGCCAAAGCAACAGAAAACAGAAATTCTGTTGTTGTTAACGCGAAGTCTCTTCTAGTTCTCGAGAGTATGGAGAAAGAGAACTTGCTCCTGAAGCAAGAGGT ATGCAAGGAGTTAGAAAGCATAATAGTCGAAAGGGATTTAAGCATTCAAGCTGCAGAATCTGCTAGCAAGCTGCAGTTGGAGAGTATTAAGAAGGTTGCTAAACTTGAAGCTGAATGCAGAAGGCTTCAATCTCTTGCTCGAAAATCGTCTCCCCTGAACAATTTGATTCCCACTCCGCCTTCCCATTTCTATGCTGATTCTTTAACAGATAGTCGCTCGGATAGTGGGGAGAGGCTGAATGCAGTAGAGATGGATGTTTGTAGGACGAGTAACATGGGCAGGAACGGGTCAGAACTAAGTTGTTTGGACTCGTGGGCATCAGCCTTGATTGCAGAGCTCGATCAGTTCAAAAACGAGAAACTCTTGCCAAGTCGTCTAACGGCCTGCACTGTTGAATTTGATATGATGGATGATTTTCTCGAGATGGAGCGCCTGGCTGCACTGCCTGATACTAAGAACAGTACACCTCTTACATTGTGTGAGTCTGCTTCGGGGGAATCCATTTTTATGGATAGTCGTCTGCTTAGAGCTGAGCTCGATTCGATGACTGAACAATTAGCTGAATTGGAAAAGAAGTTGGAGGAGATGGAAGCTGAGAGGGCTGAACTTGATGCTGCTTTAGACGAAAGCCAAGGATCGGTCAGGGCAGCTGAAAAGAAGTCGGAGGAGCTGCAGAAGGATCTTAAGGCCGTGACCGAGGCAAAGGAGCTGCTAGAGTCTCAACTTGTTGGATTGGAAGTTGAAGCAAGGACCATGTCAGTAAATGTCGATTTCTTGAACGCAGAAATCCAAGACGAACGGATGTTGTCAGCAGAAGTGTCGACCAAGTGTCAAGAATTGGAGACTGAGAGTGTCTTACAGAAGAACACACCAAATTCAAATGGTGAACTTAAGATAAAACAG GAGGATCTAGCCGTGGCTGCTGACAAACTCGCGGAATGTCAGAGGACGATAGCGTCTCTTGGAATGCAGCTCAAGTCTCTGGCTACGCTGGAAGATTTCTTGATAGACACGACCAATGTACCCAATGGGGCATTGTTCTCAAGCATGCCAAATGTGCCTTCTTGGGATGAGACGACCCATTCTACAACGATGGGCAGCGAGGAGTCATTGGCTTTGTCAACCATTCATGTGACTGCTGCCAAGAGCAGGAATGGTTTTGGGAAGTTTTTTGCACGGAGCAAGAGCGGTGTTGAGCTCAGACATCGGCAAGATTAG